From the genome of Streptacidiphilus rugosus AM-16, one region includes:
- a CDS encoding WD40 repeat domain-containing protein, which translates to MADPTWLVHGDPEEVQAALDGAVGPAAESAAAVYRLSGHVHREAGAEVRRQALALDAARCGDRELARCLTEVLVGQETSGSWVVEWATGRGVDPRLRYSLPAPAPVAAVAAVVVDDGGLAVAGCKDGTLHWWDLATGRKLGAVATDHAGAVAALVATVLDGRPIAATAGPDGVVRVRDLAAGEPVLLFRPDDGSKVLRLAVGVVKGRPVLVCGCTGGVVRVWDPAARTGSAELVSIPTGAHGALATAVADGRPVAVTGHAEGTVRVWDLITGEEVGVPATRAGAGDGDGRHEAAAPPDCGTMDLDALTSLLATDPTFEHPMALGAATHALYRWNLGTGEPVGDPLPSVLPTSAALTVLDGRPAALVSFALRGPVHVADLSTLKPLQPPLTGHVRTVPGTAAVRLRGRHLAVTGGEDGSVRIWDLDAERESAAAPADGSELVRHVTTAVVDGRPVVVASGTGPTVRILDLDEGTQLGEPLVDHPRGPSLLTTGTVAGRPTLLTRDLNKDVRLRDLSTREELPGPTSTEYAGWYVTFFAALDDRFVAVTDEGRVWDLTASRWIGVKPRQTGALALETLDGRHLVLTGRYKEAAQLWDVATGEQIGPPMTGHADPVRAGAVGLLDGRLVVATGNRRGTVRMWDVDTGQRTGEYAFPADITALSLAPDGRLAVGFGSDVAVLTHR; encoded by the coding sequence TTGGCCGATCCGACGTGGCTGGTGCACGGCGATCCCGAGGAGGTCCAGGCCGCGCTCGACGGGGCTGTCGGCCCCGCGGCGGAGTCGGCAGCCGCGGTGTACCGGCTGTCCGGGCACGTGCATCGCGAGGCCGGCGCGGAAGTGCGGCGGCAGGCACTGGCGTTGGACGCGGCCCGTTGCGGTGACCGGGAGTTGGCGAGGTGCCTGACCGAGGTGCTGGTCGGTCAGGAAACGAGCGGGTCCTGGGTCGTGGAGTGGGCGACCGGGAGGGGGGTGGACCCCCGGCTGCGGTACTCCCTGCCGGCTCCGGCCCCCGTGGCTGCGGTGGCAGCCGTGGTCGTGGACGACGGTGGCCTCGCCGTCGCCGGTTGCAAGGACGGCACGCTGCACTGGTGGGATCTGGCCACGGGCCGGAAGCTCGGCGCGGTCGCGACCGATCACGCGGGCGCGGTGGCAGCACTGGTGGCAACCGTCCTGGACGGCCGCCCCATCGCCGCCACCGCCGGGCCTGACGGAGTCGTCCGGGTCCGGGACCTCGCAGCGGGAGAACCGGTCCTCCTGTTTCGCCCCGACGACGGTTCCAAGGTCCTCCGGCTCGCCGTCGGAGTGGTCAAGGGACGCCCGGTCCTCGTCTGCGGGTGCACCGGGGGCGTGGTCCGGGTGTGGGACCCGGCTGCGCGCACCGGGAGCGCCGAGCTCGTGAGCATCCCAACCGGTGCCCACGGCGCGCTGGCAACGGCGGTGGCGGACGGACGTCCCGTCGCCGTCACCGGCCACGCCGAGGGAACCGTACGAGTGTGGGACCTGATCACGGGAGAAGAGGTCGGCGTCCCGGCCACCCGCGCCGGCGCCGGGGACGGAGACGGGCGCCACGAGGCAGCCGCGCCGCCCGACTGCGGCACCATGGATCTCGACGCCCTCACGAGCCTCCTGGCGACGGACCCGACCTTCGAGCACCCGATGGCCCTCGGCGCCGCCACCCACGCCCTGTACCGGTGGAACCTGGGCACGGGCGAACCGGTGGGCGACCCCCTTCCGTCCGTGCTGCCGACGTCGGCAGCCCTGACCGTGCTCGACGGCCGCCCGGCGGCGCTCGTCTCCTTCGCCCTTCGCGGACCGGTCCACGTGGCGGATCTGTCCACCCTCAAGCCTCTGCAGCCGCCGCTGACCGGCCATGTGCGCACCGTGCCGGGAACCGCGGCCGTGCGACTGAGAGGCCGTCATCTCGCGGTGACCGGTGGCGAGGACGGATCGGTCCGCATCTGGGACCTGGACGCGGAACGGGAGTCGGCCGCCGCACCGGCCGACGGTTCCGAGCTCGTGCGACACGTCACCACGGCCGTGGTCGACGGTCGTCCCGTCGTCGTCGCCTCCGGCACGGGCCCGACGGTGCGGATCCTGGATCTGGACGAAGGGACGCAGCTCGGCGAGCCCCTCGTCGACCATCCCCGCGGCCCGAGCCTGCTCACGACCGGGACGGTGGCGGGCCGGCCCACCCTCCTCACCCGCGACCTGAACAAGGACGTACGGCTCCGGGACCTGTCCACCCGCGAGGAACTGCCCGGCCCGACGTCGACGGAGTACGCCGGCTGGTACGTCACGTTCTTCGCGGCTCTGGACGACCGCTTCGTCGCCGTGACCGACGAAGGACGCGTGTGGGACCTCACCGCGAGCCGGTGGATCGGGGTGAAGCCGCGGCAGACGGGGGCCCTGGCCCTGGAGACCCTCGACGGCCGCCACCTCGTCCTGACGGGCCGGTACAAGGAGGCGGCGCAGCTGTGGGACGTGGCCACGGGCGAACAGATCGGCCCGCCCATGACCGGGCACGCCGACCCGGTTCGGGCCGGGGCCGTGGGACTGCTGGACGGCCGCCTCGTGGTCGCGACCGGGAACCGTCGGGGAACCGTTCGGATGTGGGACGTCGACACCGGGCAGCGCACGGGCGAGTACGCCTTTCCCGCCGACATCACCGCCCTGTCCCTCGCCCCGGACGGACGGCTGGCCGTGGGCTTCGGCTCCGACGTCGCGGTCCTCACGCACCGCTGA
- a CDS encoding MerR family transcriptional regulator: protein MEEHITVGRAAELTGVTVRTLHHYDRIGLVQPSARTAAGYRAYSAADVERLREVLAYRRLGFGLREIAALVDDPATDAVAHLRRLRGLTLEQRDRDDAMARAIDSELRARAMGIRTTPEEQLKVFGAQLYDTIGAAYPATRSTDPRIAARIWDALGDARTVLNVGAGTGSYEPPDREVTAVEPSAVMRAQRPAGAAPCVAASAENLPFADQSFDVAMAVSTVHHWRDPAAGLREMRRVARRVVVFTYDAGAPGWLERFWLTRDYLPEFADLLVGWPSLADLTGTIGGRAEPVLVPWDCADGFFEAYWRRPQAYLEEPVRRAVSVWTRVGPEAEQRAVRMLRDDLASGRWAERNRDLVALDAAELGLRLLVA from the coding sequence GTGGAAGAGCACATCACCGTGGGACGTGCGGCCGAGCTGACCGGCGTGACCGTTCGCACGCTGCATCACTACGACCGGATCGGCCTCGTGCAACCGTCCGCGCGGACCGCGGCCGGGTACCGGGCCTACTCGGCGGCCGACGTGGAGCGGCTGCGGGAGGTGCTCGCCTACCGGCGGCTGGGCTTCGGACTGCGCGAGATCGCCGCCCTGGTGGACGACCCCGCCACCGACGCCGTCGCACACCTGCGTCGACTGCGCGGCCTGACGCTGGAGCAGCGCGACCGCGACGACGCCATGGCGCGGGCCATCGACAGCGAACTGCGGGCGCGGGCCATGGGGATCAGGACGACACCGGAGGAGCAGCTGAAAGTGTTCGGAGCCCAGTTGTACGACACCATCGGGGCCGCCTATCCCGCGACGCGGAGCACCGACCCGCGGATCGCCGCCAGAATCTGGGACGCGCTCGGCGACGCCCGGACGGTCCTGAACGTCGGAGCCGGCACCGGTTCCTACGAGCCCCCGGACCGCGAGGTCACGGCGGTCGAGCCGTCGGCGGTGATGCGGGCGCAACGTCCCGCGGGAGCGGCGCCCTGCGTCGCGGCCTCTGCGGAGAACCTCCCGTTCGCGGACCAGTCCTTCGACGTCGCGATGGCGGTCAGCACCGTTCACCACTGGCGCGACCCGGCCGCCGGGCTGCGCGAGATGCGGCGCGTGGCGCGCCGCGTGGTGGTCTTCACGTACGACGCCGGCGCCCCGGGGTGGCTCGAGCGGTTCTGGCTCACGCGCGACTACCTGCCCGAGTTCGCCGACCTGCTCGTCGGCTGGCCCTCACTGGCCGACCTGACCGGGACCATCGGGGGCCGCGCGGAACCGGTGCTCGTCCCGTGGGACTGCGCCGACGGTTTCTTCGAGGCCTACTGGCGTCGCCCCCAGGCGTACCTGGAGGAACCGGTGCGCAGGGCGGTGTCGGTCTGGACCCGCGTCGGTCCAGAGGCCGAGCAGCGGGCGGTACGCATGCTCCGCGATGACCTCGCCTCCGGCCGATGGGCCGAGCGCAACCGCGACCTCGTCGCCCTGGACGCGGCCGAGCTCGGCCTCCGTCTGCTCGTGGCCTGA
- a CDS encoding helix-turn-helix transcriptional regulator, which produces MQTGTSPTARALRTLEILRTRPGTTAEQLAERLGVTDRAARRYVAILREAGIPVDSVRGPHGGYQLRRGTRLPPVSFTQSEALGLVMAVLDGRPAATDPGDLVGSALGKVIHALPEGVGRQAAALREHAAAAPDPHPAYADPAVTSALVDAIASRRRVTISYRSEAGNEWQTEVDPWAVVVRRARWYLLCRSHRADAVRTYRIDRVLAAEETATGFVMPEDLDPVALLEQHLGTGWAFPTRVLFDAPTEQVAPWIEPPMGRLEPVGEAGERCRLVGSTRNPAMYAQEWLAAIPHAFHIEAGPELRDAVAAVAARFAAAVSDPRPH; this is translated from the coding sequence GTGCAGACCGGAACCAGTCCCACCGCCCGCGCGCTGCGCACCCTGGAGATCCTGCGCACCCGCCCCGGCACGACCGCCGAGCAGCTCGCGGAGAGACTCGGGGTGACCGACCGCGCCGCGCGCCGCTACGTCGCGATCCTTCGCGAGGCCGGCATCCCGGTGGACTCGGTACGCGGCCCGCACGGCGGCTACCAACTGCGGCGCGGGACCCGGCTGCCGCCGGTGAGCTTCACCCAGAGCGAGGCACTCGGCCTGGTCATGGCGGTGCTGGACGGCCGACCTGCCGCCACCGACCCCGGCGACCTGGTCGGCTCCGCCCTCGGCAAGGTCATCCACGCGCTGCCCGAGGGCGTCGGCCGCCAGGCGGCAGCCCTTCGCGAGCACGCGGCGGCCGCCCCCGACCCGCACCCGGCCTACGCCGACCCGGCCGTCACCAGCGCTCTGGTCGACGCGATCGCGTCGCGCCGACGCGTGACGATCAGCTACCGCAGCGAGGCCGGCAACGAGTGGCAGACGGAGGTGGACCCGTGGGCGGTCGTCGTCCGCCGCGCGCGCTGGTACCTGCTCTGCCGATCCCACCGCGCGGACGCGGTGCGCACCTACCGGATCGATCGCGTCCTCGCGGCCGAGGAGACGGCGACGGGGTTCGTGATGCCCGAGGACCTCGATCCGGTCGCCCTGCTGGAACAGCACCTGGGCACCGGCTGGGCCTTCCCCACCCGCGTGCTGTTCGACGCGCCGACGGAGCAGGTCGCCCCCTGGATCGAGCCGCCGATGGGCCGGCTGGAGCCGGTGGGCGAGGCCGGCGAACGCTGCCGCCTCGTCGGCAGCACCCGCAACCCGGCGATGTACGCGCAGGAGTGGCTGGCGGCGATCCCGCACGCCTTCCACATCGAGGCCGGCCCGGAACTCCGCGACGCGGTGGCCGCCGTCGCGGCCCGCTTCGCCGCGGCGGTCTCCGATCCGCGACCGCACTGA
- a CDS encoding alpha/beta fold hydrolase yields the protein MDILLIGGLWLDGSAWDAVTPTLEALGHRPRPVTLPGQGDGRSAATLDDQVAAVLAAVDATAETEKPLIVAHSAACTLGWLAADARPERVAKLALIGGFPAGDGQSYADFFEVGDGVMPFPGWGPFEGADSADLDEELRQRIAAAAVPVPEQVARGVVRLTDERRYEVPVLAICPEFTPEQARTWIAAGEVPELARAEHVEFADIDSGHWPMFTKPAELARLLDEAAGVRAS from the coding sequence GTGGACATCCTGCTCATCGGCGGCCTGTGGCTGGACGGTTCCGCCTGGGACGCGGTGACGCCGACCCTTGAGGCGCTCGGTCACCGGCCGCGGCCGGTGACCCTGCCGGGTCAGGGCGACGGGCGCTCTGCCGCCACGCTGGACGATCAGGTGGCGGCCGTCCTGGCCGCCGTCGACGCCACGGCGGAGACGGAGAAGCCGCTGATCGTGGCGCACTCGGCGGCTTGCACCCTCGGCTGGCTGGCCGCCGACGCCCGCCCGGAGCGGGTGGCGAAGCTGGCGCTGATCGGCGGCTTCCCGGCCGGGGACGGTCAGTCGTACGCCGATTTCTTCGAGGTCGGCGACGGCGTCATGCCGTTCCCCGGCTGGGGCCCGTTCGAGGGAGCGGACAGCGCCGACCTCGACGAGGAACTCCGGCAGCGCATCGCCGCCGCGGCCGTCCCCGTTCCGGAGCAGGTGGCCAGGGGCGTGGTCCGGTTGACGGACGAACGCCGCTACGAGGTGCCGGTCCTGGCCATCTGCCCGGAGTTCACCCCGGAGCAGGCCCGCACCTGGATCGCCGCCGGCGAGGTGCCGGAGCTCGCCCGGGCCGAGCACGTCGAGTTCGCCGACATCGACTCCGGGCACTGGCCTATGTTCACCAAGCCGGCCGAGCTGGCCCGCCTCCTCGACGAGGCGGCGGGCGTGCGGGCCTCCTGA
- a CDS encoding DUF6221 family protein translates to MATTDPLDFLRAAHVRAAETARTAMEPAQFLYPAHPVEFLLAGQEVHTSETRAAEAHIRLHMPEAVLVRIEAERALLALHEAVPTPAEALVCKECGEGAQVRWPCRTLTGLARAWGWTDG, encoded by the coding sequence ATGGCGACGACCGACCCGCTGGACTTCCTCCGTGCCGCCCACGTCCGCGCCGCGGAGACGGCGCGGACGGCGATGGAACCGGCCCAGTTCCTCTACCCCGCCCACCCCGTCGAGTTCCTGCTCGCGGGCCAGGAGGTCCATACCTCGGAGACCCGGGCGGCCGAGGCCCACATCCGCCTGCACATGCCCGAGGCCGTCCTGGTGCGGATCGAGGCGGAGCGGGCCCTGCTCGCGCTCCACGAGGCCGTGCCCACCCCGGCGGAGGCGCTGGTCTGCAAGGAGTGCGGCGAGGGCGCTCAGGTCCGCTGGCCCTGCCGGACGCTGACGGGGCTGGCCCGCGCCTGGGGCTGGACGGACGGCTGA
- a CDS encoding VOC family protein, protein MRSRTGGMWWGTTIEAPDPGALARFYAELLGWRVGHEEPGTAIVAASAQGPFLVFQQADGYRAPVWPPVAGEQRPMMHFDFQVGDLDSAVAEAVALGAAVAEYQPQEHVRVLFDPAGHPFCLCLDEG, encoded by the coding sequence ATGAGATCCCGAACAGGCGGCATGTGGTGGGGCACGACGATCGAGGCGCCGGACCCCGGCGCCCTGGCGAGGTTCTACGCCGAACTCCTCGGCTGGCGCGTCGGACACGAGGAACCGGGCACGGCGATCGTCGCCGCGTCCGCGCAGGGTCCGTTCCTCGTGTTCCAGCAGGCGGACGGCTACCGGGCGCCGGTCTGGCCTCCGGTGGCCGGGGAGCAGCGCCCGATGATGCACTTCGACTTCCAGGTCGGGGATCTGGACTCGGCGGTCGCCGAGGCCGTGGCCCTGGGCGCGGCCGTCGCGGAGTACCAGCCGCAGGAGCACGTCCGGGTGCTGTTCGATCCGGCCGGACACCCCTTCTGCCTGTGCCTGGACGAGGGCTGA
- a CDS encoding glycoside hydrolase family 25 domain-containing protein — protein MTRIMYDAVTAANVPAGATLVAGYGDGYYANVAAFRSRFPHATIVEIAVSSSHDIGVVLDVETGDATPEEAPGWVRARRAAGVDPTVYCNSSTWPEVRAAFRAQGVAEPHWWIAQYDGDPTIFPGAVAKQYADPGPYDLSSVADYWPGVDPQEDDMPYTPQQLVQFAQQGAAAALQAERATAVADNLWWWQHALAGEVPASASPAAAAAIQAIHAAMETLKAEPAPAQSTPAQPVIPGPTKP, from the coding sequence ATGACTCGGATCATGTACGACGCCGTCACGGCGGCCAACGTCCCGGCCGGGGCGACACTGGTCGCCGGGTACGGGGACGGCTACTACGCCAACGTGGCGGCGTTCCGTTCCCGGTTCCCCCACGCCACGATCGTCGAGATCGCGGTCAGTTCCTCGCACGACATCGGCGTCGTCCTCGACGTCGAGACGGGGGACGCCACGCCCGAAGAGGCGCCCGGCTGGGTGCGGGCACGCCGTGCGGCGGGGGTGGACCCGACGGTCTACTGCAACTCCTCGACCTGGCCGGAGGTTCGGGCCGCGTTCCGGGCCCAGGGCGTGGCCGAACCGCACTGGTGGATCGCACAGTACGACGGCGATCCGACGATCTTCCCGGGCGCCGTGGCCAAGCAGTACGCGGATCCCGGCCCCTACGACCTGTCTTCCGTGGCCGACTACTGGCCCGGAGTCGACCCTCAGGAGGATGACATGCCTTACACACCTCAGCAGTTGGTGCAGTTCGCCCAGCAGGGCGCGGCCGCGGCGCTCCAGGCGGAGCGTGCGACCGCCGTCGCGGACAACCTCTGGTGGTGGCAGCACGCGCTCGCTGGCGAGGTCCCCGCGAGCGCCTCCCCGGCCGCCGCCGCGGCGATCCAGGCGATCCACGCCGCGATGGAGACCTTGAAGGCGGAGCCCGCCCCGGCGCAGTCCACGCCGGCGCAGCCGGTGATCCCCGGGCCGACCAAGCCCTGA
- the hemC gene encoding hydroxymethylbilane synthase produces the protein MSVPQLLRIGARSSPMSLAQVERVRAELAARHPGIVTEVVPVTTSGDRWTGALSDLGGKGAFTKELDDGLLRGDWDLAVHCVKDVPGDRPVPAGTAFAAYLRRDDIRDALVQPAGLTLDELPVGARVGTSSVRRIAHLARYWPHIEPVPCRGNANTRLAKLDAGEYDALLLAVSGLERIGRTDRIAQVLDVERMMPAVGSGTLVLQCRADEPATIDALAAIGDPEAFRQTTAERMLLHVLQGHCNSPISAYAVTEPDGRLGLRARVFSLDGKVCLDAHEWDHNPLALGTSVAATLLRQGAHEVISGIPH, from the coding sequence ATGTCAGTGCCTCAGCTGCTCCGGATCGGGGCCCGCTCCTCGCCGATGTCCCTCGCACAGGTGGAACGGGTTCGGGCCGAGCTCGCCGCCCGGCATCCCGGCATCGTGACCGAGGTCGTCCCGGTGACCACCTCCGGCGACCGCTGGACCGGCGCCCTGTCCGACCTGGGCGGGAAAGGCGCGTTCACGAAGGAGCTCGACGACGGGCTGCTGCGCGGCGACTGGGACCTGGCCGTCCACTGCGTCAAGGACGTGCCCGGAGACCGGCCGGTGCCCGCGGGCACGGCCTTCGCCGCCTACCTGCGCCGTGACGACATCCGCGACGCGCTCGTGCAGCCCGCGGGCCTCACGCTCGACGAGCTCCCCGTCGGCGCGCGGGTCGGCACTTCCTCGGTGCGGCGCATCGCCCACCTGGCCCGCTACTGGCCGCACATCGAGCCGGTGCCGTGCCGCGGCAACGCGAACACCCGCCTGGCCAAGCTCGACGCCGGCGAGTACGACGCGCTGCTGCTGGCCGTCTCGGGTCTGGAGCGCATCGGGCGGACGGACCGGATCGCCCAGGTCCTCGACGTGGAACGGATGATGCCCGCCGTCGGGTCGGGCACCCTGGTGCTGCAGTGCCGCGCCGACGAACCCGCCACGATCGACGCGCTGGCCGCGATCGGCGACCCGGAGGCGTTCCGGCAGACCACCGCCGAGCGGATGCTGCTCCACGTCCTCCAGGGCCACTGCAACTCGCCGATCAGCGCCTACGCCGTGACCGAGCCTGACGGCCGGCTCGGGCTGCGGGCACGGGTCTTCTCCCTCGACGGGAAGGTCTGCCTGGACGCGCACGAGTGGGACCACAACCCGCTCGCGCTGGGCACAAGCGTCGCCGCCACGCTGCTGCGGCAGGGCGCGCACGAGGTGATCAGCGGAATTCCGCACTGA
- a CDS encoding TetR/AcrR family transcriptional regulator — translation MAKPVVQDEQRRRRRPTKQGTVLSHELIVETALRMLREHGAQGLTARRLGLALGADASSVYRYFRGMDELSRAIADELMHRAMTGWAPTGDWRADLRALGLRVHASYLAHPQAAVLAASRVSGRAHEIAADEAVLGLLRGAGFPDRSAVRIYHVFIDQSLAFAALDAASLALPDEARRADEAVWQATYARLPERTHPHIAATAELLAERMNESAYPSALDLLLAAAAAELRAAELAAPERAVSARAAEGGAEG, via the coding sequence ATGGCGAAACCAGTGGTCCAGGACGAGCAGCGGCGCCGGCGGCGGCCGACCAAGCAGGGCACGGTGCTCTCGCACGAGCTGATCGTGGAGACCGCGCTGCGGATGCTGCGCGAGCACGGCGCGCAGGGGCTGACCGCGCGCCGCCTCGGTCTGGCCCTGGGGGCGGACGCGAGTTCGGTCTACCGGTACTTCCGCGGCATGGACGAGCTCTCGCGCGCGATCGCGGACGAGCTGATGCACCGCGCGATGACCGGCTGGGCCCCGACCGGCGACTGGCGCGCGGACCTGCGCGCGCTGGGGCTGCGGGTGCACGCCTCCTACCTGGCGCACCCGCAGGCCGCGGTCCTCGCGGCGAGCCGGGTCAGCGGCCGGGCGCACGAGATCGCGGCGGACGAGGCCGTTCTCGGCCTGCTGCGCGGGGCCGGCTTCCCCGACCGGTCGGCGGTCAGGATCTACCACGTCTTCATCGACCAGAGCCTGGCGTTCGCCGCCCTCGACGCGGCGTCGCTGGCCCTTCCGGACGAGGCCCGCCGCGCCGACGAGGCGGTCTGGCAGGCGACCTACGCCCGGCTGCCGGAGCGGACGCACCCTCATATCGCGGCCACTGCGGAGCTGTTGGCCGAACGCATGAACGAGAGCGCGTACCCGTCGGCCCTCGACCTGCTGCTCGCGGCGGCGGCCGCGGAACTGCGGGCCGCGGAACTGGCGGCCCCGGAGCGGGCCGTCTCGGCGCGGGCCGCCGAGGGCGGGGCGGAGGGCTGA
- a CDS encoding saccharopine dehydrogenase family protein translates to MRVLLVGAGGVGTAITRIAARRPFLSHMVVADYDLGRAEAAVAALGEERAQRFSAARVDATDQAAVEALLRAERCEVLLNATDPRFVLPLFEAALAAGAHYLDMAMSLSHPHPERPHELCGVKLGDDQFARAEAYEKAGLLALVGMGVEPGLSDVFARYAADELFDEIEEVGIRDGANLTVEGYDFAPSFSIWTTIEECLNPPVVYEADRGWFTTPPFSEPEVFDFPDGIGPVECVNVEHEEVLLVPRWVDAKRVTFKYGLGDDFIAKLKTLHALGLDRTEPLTVPSANGPVQVSPRDVVAAALPDPATLGERMHGKTCAGTWVKGVRDGQPREVYLYHVVDNQWSMREYGSQAVVWQTAINPVVALELLATGAWSGQGVLGPEAFPPKPFLDLLTAYDSPWGLREQ, encoded by the coding sequence ATGCGTGTCCTGCTGGTCGGCGCCGGAGGCGTCGGTACCGCGATCACGCGGATCGCCGCCCGCCGTCCGTTCCTGTCCCACATGGTCGTCGCCGACTACGACCTCGGCCGCGCCGAGGCGGCCGTCGCCGCGCTCGGCGAGGAGCGGGCGCAGCGGTTCAGCGCCGCCCGGGTGGACGCGACCGACCAGGCCGCGGTCGAGGCGCTGCTGCGGGCCGAGCGCTGCGAGGTCCTGCTCAACGCCACGGACCCGCGCTTCGTGCTGCCGCTCTTCGAGGCCGCGCTCGCGGCCGGGGCGCACTACCTCGACATGGCGATGTCCCTGTCGCACCCGCACCCCGAGCGCCCGCACGAGCTGTGCGGGGTCAAGCTGGGCGACGACCAGTTCGCCCGCGCCGAGGCCTACGAGAAGGCCGGCCTGCTGGCGCTGGTGGGCATGGGCGTCGAGCCCGGCCTTTCGGACGTCTTCGCCCGCTACGCCGCCGACGAGCTCTTCGACGAGATCGAGGAGGTCGGCATCCGCGACGGCGCCAACCTGACCGTCGAAGGCTACGACTTCGCCCCGTCCTTCAGCATCTGGACCACCATCGAGGAGTGCCTGAACCCGCCGGTCGTCTACGAGGCGGACCGGGGCTGGTTCACCACCCCGCCGTTCAGCGAGCCCGAGGTCTTCGACTTCCCCGACGGCATCGGCCCGGTGGAGTGCGTCAACGTGGAGCACGAGGAGGTCCTCCTGGTGCCCCGCTGGGTGGACGCCAAGCGGGTGACCTTCAAGTACGGCCTGGGTGACGACTTCATCGCCAAGCTGAAGACCCTGCACGCCCTCGGCCTGGACCGCACCGAGCCGCTGACCGTCCCCTCGGCGAACGGTCCGGTGCAGGTGTCCCCGCGCGACGTCGTCGCGGCCGCACTGCCCGACCCGGCGACGCTGGGCGAGCGGATGCACGGCAAGACCTGCGCCGGCACCTGGGTCAAGGGCGTCAGGGACGGGCAGCCGCGCGAGGTCTACCTCTACCACGTGGTCGACAACCAGTGGTCGATGCGCGAGTACGGCTCGCAGGCCGTCGTCTGGCAGACGGCGATCAACCCGGTCGTCGCGCTGGAGCTGCTGGCCACCGGCGCCTGGTCCGGCCAGGGCGTGCTCGGCCCCGAGGCGTTCCCGCCGAAGCCGTTCCTCGATCTGCTGACCGCGTACGACTCTCCGTGGGGTCTGCGCGAGCAGTAG
- a CDS encoding sarcosine oxidase subunit gamma — translation MTADDLRRSPLAGVSGAFPAAGGAVSLRELPFPAQFSFRFRDAPLLSAPGSGPGGPGSDPGPVPGPGRFTRIGERLDALRLGPDEWLVVGPDGAQGAIRDLLEPVLDPEYGSLVDVSANRTVLELAGPAARSVLEKGCSIDLHPRVFPPGSCVQTLLSKVQVILRRTIVAPGPAYQLFVRPSFADYLARWLLDAMAEYTG, via the coding sequence GTGACGGCTGACGACCTGCGCCGCAGCCCGCTGGCCGGAGTGAGCGGCGCGTTTCCCGCCGCGGGCGGAGCGGTGTCCCTGCGCGAACTGCCGTTCCCGGCGCAATTCTCGTTCCGCTTCCGGGACGCGCCGCTGCTGTCCGCGCCTGGCTCCGGTCCGGGGGGCCCGGGTTCGGATCCCGGTCCTGTTCCCGGTCCCGGCCGGTTCACCCGGATCGGTGAGCGGCTCGACGCGCTCCGGCTGGGTCCCGACGAGTGGCTGGTCGTCGGCCCTGACGGCGCGCAGGGGGCGATCCGGGATCTGCTCGAACCCGTGCTCGACCCCGAGTACGGCTCGCTGGTCGACGTCTCCGCCAACCGCACCGTGCTGGAACTCGCCGGTCCCGCCGCGCGGTCCGTGCTGGAGAAGGGCTGCTCGATCGACCTGCACCCGCGGGTCTTCCCGCCTGGCAGCTGCGTGCAGACGCTGCTCTCCAAGGTCCAGGTGATCCTCCGGCGGACGATCGTCGCGCCCGGACCGGCCTACCAGCTCTTCGTCCGCCCGTCCTTCGCCGACTACCTGGCCCGCTGGCTGCTGGACGCCATGGCGGAGTACACCGGCTGA